In Primulina eburnea isolate SZY01 chromosome 3, ASM2296580v1, whole genome shotgun sequence, one DNA window encodes the following:
- the LOC140826773 gene encoding methyl jasmonate esterase 1-like produces MEEIKKQKQHVVLVHGACHGAWCWYKVTTLLRSQGHRVTALDMAAAGANTKPLAEVTTFSDYSQPLMEFMEALPEEERVVLVGHSMGGISISLAMEKYPKKIDVAVFVTAFMPGPNLIVQTIRQEYERQVETFLDCQVSFSNGEDKPPTSFLLGPKFMSSHLYQLSPPEDLTLATSLVRPIGRYQDAPDLLKETRLSEENYGSVRRVYVICEQDYVLRKGFQEWMIENNPTHEVKMIHDADHMVMFSKPQELCLCLQQIIGNQ; encoded by the exons ATGGAAGAGATCAAGAAGCAAAAACAACACGTCGTGCTGGTTCATGGCGCATGCCATGGTGCATGGTGTTGGTACAAAGTTACGACACTGCTGAGATCCCAAGGCCACCGTGTGACCGCCCTCGACATGGCTGCTGCCGGAGCTAATACCAAACCTTTGGCAGAGGTTACTACTTTCTCTGACTATTCGCAGCCGCTGATGGAGTTCATGGAGGCTTTGCCGGAGGAGGAGAGGGTGGTTCTTGTCGGGCATAGCATGGGTGGGATTAGTATATCTCTTGCCATGGAAAAATACCCCAAGAAAATTGATGTTGCTGTTTTTGTTACTGCCTTCATGCCCGGCCCTAACCTAATTGTCCAGACTATTCGTCAAGAG TACGAAAGGCAAGTGGAGACTTTTTTGGACTGCCAAGTATCGTTTAGCAATGGAGAGGACAAGCCTCCCACCTCCTTCCTCTTAGGCCCAAAGTTTATGTCCTCTCACTTGTATCAACTTTCTCCACCCGAG GATTTGACTCTGGCAACGTCATTGGTGAGACCCATAGGACGTTATCAGGATGCGCCTGATCTCTTGAAAGAAACTCGTCTGTCGGAAGAAAATTACGGTTCGGTTCGACGTGTTTACGTGATTTGCGAACAGGATTATGTCTTAAGGAAAGGGTTCCAGGAGTGGATGATTGAAAATAATCCAACACATGAGGTGAAGATGATTCATGATGCAGATCATATGGTCATGTTCTCTAAACCCCAAGAATTGTGTCTCTGCCTACAACAAATCATTGGAAACCAATAA
- the LOC140826465 gene encoding pentatricopeptide repeat-containing protein At3g50420, whose amino-acid sequence MPPLPPIEASYLATLLLQKCAGAACLREARQLHALLITSTHYHQGSPFLHNNILSMYARCGSLEDSQRVFDKIPQRNIISYNALISAYSRSPQQSYRIFRLVHELEDENLVANETTFTSLLHALSGPGNEVLGSLLHNRCIKRGFCNHLLVQTSLLGMYSGLGDVDCAKKVFCLMKDKDTTAWNAIISGCVKNGKIMEGLGLFQNMLKDGIAPTQFTYSLVLKASAKLGDHVMGKLAHAQVLVSEAYIDLPLQNVLLHMYCSCGDINALFKVFTRIESPDLVSWNSIIGGFSESGDGDMAMVMFVQLGRVSLVKPDEYTFATVISGTGVYPAARCGKPLHAQIEKAGFARSLYIGSALISMYFSNDDGKTSQKIFSAISNRDVVLWTDMIGGNGKIGESEIALKFFRGLCHEGFKLDNFALSSALSACADLATLRQGEMIHSMALKTGNDTETCVHGSLVNMYAKIGELKAAESVFSCVSDHDLKCWNSMLGGYGHHGKANEAFQIFDEILKHGLRPDHVTFISLLAACGHCGLVNESRYFWNFMKEIGLRPGPKHFSCMISLLSRAGLTEEAERLIDESPFADEYLELWRTVLSSCIENRNSREGIRAAEQILAINPEDSATNILLTKLYAAAGRWDDVSKIRRNVREVASDKEPGLSWVEVNKNVHVFSSGDQSHLQNNEIQVELCKLLGNLMPIIEDRVDNIETSFQLRTHDN is encoded by the coding sequence ATGCCACCGTTGCCGCCGATTGAAGCTTCGTATTTGGCAACTCTACTCTTACAGAAATGCGCCGGGGCAGCCTGTCTCCGGGAAGCTCGTCAGCTCCATGCCTTACTTATTACATCGACGCACTACCACCAGGGATCACCGTTTCTGCACAACAACATTCTGTCCATGTACGCACGATGCGGGTCTTTGGAGGACTCCCAGCGCGTGTTCGACAAAATTCCTCAAAGAAATATCATATCGTACAATGCGCTGATTTCAGCCTATTCGCGTAGTCCCCAACAATCCTATCGGATATTTCGTTTGGTTCACGAATTGGAAGACGAGAACCTGGTGGCAAATGAAACAACCTTCACCAGTCTTCTACACGCATTGTCGGGACCAGGAAACGAGGTATTGGGCTCTTTGTTGCATAACCGTTGTATAAAAAGAGGATTTTGCAACCATCTCCTTGTTCAGACCTCTCTACTTGGAATGTATTCGGGTTTGGGGGATGTGGATTGTGCTAAAAAAGTGTTTTGTCTTATGAAGGACAAAGACACCACAGCTTGGAACGCTATTATTTCCGGTTGTGTGAAGAATGGAAAAATAATGGAAGGCCTCGGGCTTTTTCAGAATATGCTAAAGGATGGGATTGCTCCTACCCAATTTACATATTCATTGGTTTTGAAAGCTAGTGCCAAGTTAGGAGATCATGTGATGGGGAAACTTGCGCATGCTCAAGTTCTTGTGTCGGAAGCTTACATTGATTTGCCTTTGCAAAATGTGTTGCTTCACATGTATTGTAGCTGTGGTGACATAAATGCGTTGTTTAAGGTTTTTACGCGAATCGAGAGTCCAGATTTAGTTTCTTGGAACTCAATTATTGGCGGGTTTTCAGAGAGTGGAGATGGAGATATGGCAATGGTTATGTTTGTTCAGCTGGGGCGTGTATCACTTGTTAAACCTGATGAATATACTTTTGCAACGGTTATATCTGGTACAGGTGTATACCCTGCTGCCAGATGTGGGAAACCACTCCATGCCCAAATTGAGAAAGCCGGATTCGCAAGAAGTCTTTATATTGGGAGCGCACTCATCTCCATGTACTTCAGCAATGATGATGGCAAGACATCGCAAAAGATTTTCAGTGCTATTTCAAATAGAGATGTCGTTCTTTGGACTGATATGATTGGGGGGAACGGTAAGATCGGGGAAAGTGAGATTGCATTGAAGTTCTTCCGTGGGTTGTGCCATGAAGGTTTCAAATTAGATAACTTCGCTTTAAGTAGTGCTTTAAGTGCGTGTGCTGATTTGGCGACTCTAAGACAAGGGGAGATGATTCATTCTATGGCATTAAAAACTGGAAATGACACTGAAACATGTGTTCATGGATCCTTAGTAAATATGTATGCAAAAATTGGGGAACTTAAAGCTGCTGAATCTGTATTTTCTTGCGTGTCTGATCATGATTTGAAGTGTTGGAACTCAATGCTCGGAGGTTATGGTCACCATGGTAAAGCCAACGAAGCATTCCAAATATTTGATGAGATTCTTAAACATGGCCTTAGACCGGATCAtgtgactttcatatctttACTAGCTGCTTGTGGTCATTGTGGCTTGGTGAATGAAAGTCGGTATTTCTGGAACTTCATGAAAGAAATTGGTCTGAGACCCGGACCGAAGCATTTTTCTTGCATGATAAGTTTGTTAAGTCGAGCGGGATTAACGGAAGAGGCCGAGAGGCTGATCGATGAATCACCTTTTGCCGATGAGTATCTAGAATTATGGAGAACGGTTTTGAGTTCTTGTATCGAGAACAGAAATTCGAGAGAAGGTATCCGTGCCGCGGAGCAGATTTTAGCCATAAATCCGGAAGATAGTGCTACAAACATACTGCTTACTAAGCTCTACGCTGCAGCAGGGAGATGGGACGATGTCTCGAAAATAAGGAGAAACGTGAGAGAAGTTGCATCGGATAAAGAACCTGGTCTTAGTTGGGTAGAGGTCAACAAAAATGTTCACGTGTTTTCTTCAGGGGATCAATCACACCTGCAAAATAATGAAATACAAGTTGAGCTGTGTAAACTTCTCGGGAACTTGATGCCCATTATTGAAGACCGAGTAGATAACATTGAGACCTCGTTTCAACTTCGTACACATGACAATTGA
- the LOC140826467 gene encoding dof zinc finger protein DOF3.4-like, translated as MASEVSERKATKSAHVGLQPPEPEHVPCPRCDSINTKFCYYNNYNFSQPRHFCKSCRRYWTHGGTLRDIPIGGGSRKNAKRSRTGVVDASSGAVAPFSSTRQDFRRLPGMNSQFLMPLATDHGAAVQFMEAKAGLNLNACGSYTSLLNTQGLLTLGGFGLGIGPGFEDMSFGLGRSVWPFAGMVEGGPTGAGVGGSSVSGDTWQSENGRSGFVGSGDCFSIPTPAALLK; from the coding sequence ATGGCGAGTGAGGTTTCTGAAAGGAAGGCCACCAAGTCTGCTCACGTTGGTTTGCAGCCACCTGAGCCAGAACATGTTCCCTGCCCCCGCTGCGACTCCATCAACACCAAGTTTTGCTACTACAACAACTACAACTTCTCCCAGCCCCGCCACTTCTGCAAGTCCTGCCGTCGCTACTGGACCCACGGCGGAACTCTCCGTGACATCCCCATCGGCGGTGGCAGCAGGAAGAATGCCAAGCGCTCTCGTACCGGCGTGGTTGATGCCAGTTCTGGCGCGGTTGCCCCGTTTTCATCAACTCGTCAAGACTTCCGCCGCCTTCCAGGAATGAATTCTCAGTTTCTGATGCCCCTAGCGACCGATCACGGCGCAGCCGTACAGTTTATGGAAGCGAAGGCGGGGCTGAACCTGAACGCTTGTGGGAGTTATACTTCTTTGTTGAATACTCAAGGGCTGTTGACTTTGGGTGGATTTGGGCTTGGTATTGGGCCTGGGTTTGAAGATATGAGCTTCGGCCTTGGAAGATCTGTGTGGCCCTTTGCTGGGATGGTGGAAGGTGGGCCGACAGGTGCTGGAGTTGGCGGGTCAAGCGTGTCCGGAGACACGTGGCAGTCTGAGAATGGGAGGAGTGGGTTTGTGGGAAGCGGGGATTGTTTCTCCATTCCCACACCCGCTGCTTTACTGAAATGA
- the LOC140828254 gene encoding uncharacterized protein gives MGFTDRSSPVNLNSSEKQQHQQETMDKENAETHEVSSYEQFREERIKENLERMQKLGIFDLSLNFKYLKKPIKNRPINRKTPHSSSPLPSSAPVRRSSRLQNSTPVNYTEAPVTKKEESLEVYDLLREKGSKPEFYTDEDEKLLGSTEMSWTLFVDGYGKDGKRIYDPVRGKTCHQCRQKTLGQRTHCSECNMVQGQFCGDCLYMRYGENVLEAIQNPNWICPVCRGICNCSLCRQAKGWPPTGPLYRKISSLGYKSVAHFLMQTRCSNPDSDKTAGTRVPVSAKRSLPFSDFDATPQKYDLSQLDRESSGMINPQLTLKNDFPCTESVKDHKDLSISKPEALCSSDEQETCTNKNFVASKTSLKSSKKRAQLEPSIDSIGGRLRQRRRENLNNS, from the exons ATGGGCTTTACTGATCGGAGCTCACCAGTAAACCTGAACAGCTCCGAGaaacaacaacatcagcaggAAACTATGGATAAAGAGAATGCGGAGACGCACGAGGTTTCAAGCTATGAGCAGTTCAGAGAAGAGAGAATCAAAGAAAACCTAGAGAGGATGCAGAAGCTTGGGATTTTCGACTTGTCTCTCAATTTCAAGTACCTCAAGAAGCCCATTAAGAATCGACCCATTAATCGAAAAACCCCTCATAGCTCCTCCCCTTTGCCTTCTTCGGCCCCCGTCCGCCGCTCTTCTAG GCTACAGAACTCAACACCAGTTAACTACACTGAAGCACCTGTAACAAAGAAAGAAGAATCTTTGGAAGTTTATGACTTGCTGAGAGAGAAGGGGTCAAAGCCCGAGTTTTACACGGATGAAGATGAAAAATTGCTGGGTAGCACTGAAATGAGTTGGACCCTTTTTGTTGATGGATATGGAAAAGACGGGAAGCGAATTTATGATCCGGTCAGGGGAAAGACTTGTCACCAATGCAG GCAAAAAACCCTTGGACAGCGAACACACTGCAGCGAATGCAACATGGTTCAGGGGCAGTTTTGTGGGGATTGCTTATATATGAG ATACGGAGAAAACGTGCTTGAAGCAATACAAAATCCTAACTGGATTTGCCCAGTCTGTCGTGGCATTTGCAACTGTAGTTTGTGCCGCCAAGCAAAAGGTTGGCCTCCAACTGGACCTCTTTACAGGAAG ATTTCAAGTCTTGGATACAAGTCAGTCGCACATTTTCTCATGCAAACTCGATGTTCAAATCCAGATTCAGATAAGACCGCTGGTACGAGGGTTCCAGTTTCTGCTAAGAGATCACTTCCTTTTTCAGACTTTGATGCAACACCGCAAAAGTATGATCTTTCTCAGCTAGATAGGGAATCCTCAGGGATGATTAATCCTCAGCTGACCCTCAAGAATGATTTTCCCTGTACTGAATCCGTTAAGGATCATAAAGATTTATCAATTTCTAAGCCTGAAGCTCTCTGTAGCAGTGATGAGCAAGAGACATGCACGAACAAGAACTTTGTTGCATCTAAAACAAGTTTGAAATCCTCCAAGAAACGTGCACAACTGGAACCATCCATTGATAGCATCGGTGGAAGGTTGAGGCAAAGGCGTCGTGAGAACTTGAACAATTCTTGA
- the LOC140826468 gene encoding B3 domain-containing protein REM9-like, with protein MSSFYKLLVTPDFDSQLRLPPQFVKDHAEILPKKATIRIESGESWIVKIERVGQHRFFTEGWEKFSRDVDLEFKQFMLFWFDGESGFRVSVYGMSGCERELSVLNTRGGSENSEHGDGQEDFTAKSESGDEDDANIDEERGFRARKQWRFRAELKKHHETELEVPGDFAKGTGIAENGRIFLLTHPKSKKWPVFVTTRRHDKDQSFAMTVGWNDFLVGSKMRIGSMILFEFLSNKDNIIIEAKVVKDGKKGLFSPKKRRGRPPNFSKF; from the exons ATGAGTTCTTTTTACAAGCTATTGGTGACCCCCGACTTCGATTCTCAGCTA AGATTACCGCCGCAGTTTGTAAAAGATCATGCAGAAATTTTGCCAAAGAAGGCCACGATAAGAATCGAATCGGGGGAGTCCTGGATCGTGAAGATCGAGAGAGTCGGGCAGCACCGTTTCTTCACGGAGGGATGGGAGAAATTTTCTAGGGATGTTGATCTGGAATTCAAGCAATTTATGCTCTTCTGGTTCGACGGAGAATCGGGATTCCGCGTCTCTGTATATGGAATGAGTGGCTGCGAGAGAGAGCTTAGTGTTCTCAATACACGGGGCGGGTCAGAAAATTCAGAACATG GAGACGGGCAAGAAGATTTCACCGCGAAATCGGAAAGCGGAGACGAAGATGATGCGAACATTGATGAAGAGCGAGGTTTTCGTGCTAGAAAACAATGGCGATTCCGCGCGGAATTAAAGAAACATCACGAGACCGAACTT GAAGTTCCCGGAGATTTCGCAAAGGGAACCGGAATCGCGGAAAACGGAAGAATTTTCTTGCTAACTCATCCGAAATCAAAGAAATGGCCAGTTTTTGTGACGACTAGGAGACATGATAAGGATCAGAGCTTTGCTATGACTGTGGGGTGGAACGATTTCTTGGTTGGTAGTAAGATGCGTATTGGAAGCATGATTTTGTTCGAATTCTTGTCGAACAAggacaatatcataattgaaGCCAAGGTGGTAAAGGATGGGAAAAAGGGATTGTTTTCTCCGAAGAAGAGGAGAGGGAGGCCCCCAAATTTTAGCaagttttga
- the LOC140826774 gene encoding B3 domain-containing transcription factor VRN1-like, which translates to MTKDYNPKKGDDSGSNRSSSKGKAPRFFKIVPDTGIDRLSLPTEFTRRYGHNLPDCISLKVPSGLVWKVGLVHYNHEIWLHRGWQRFQEYYSLRRGNFLFFKYVENFLFEVNIFDTSGTEIEYFQYDFLNSVAGLNHVDKTERVESESDDSVLFLEEILTRRNAGIKDQDVADDTNNSPSRWRKKRRMQESDDLHAEQKLRKSSRGEQNTSCPIKRESRFVASSPNYRSVIDEGIEGTELKYSHRKQVQHQARDAKTRFKAYIRASAFMSEKANRKYPFVIVEMHPSYASIQCPSLVIHQRIVLKYPVAFNKELMLPDRKNSSILVCEGKTWPVNCIRGKEKATLTTGWRNFVQDNDIKVGDACVLEVVERINLTINVIIFRG; encoded by the exons ATGACTAAGGATTACAACCCCAAAAAAGGAGACGATTCTGGTTCAAACCGGTCCAGCAGCAAGGGAAAGGCGCCAAGATTTTTCAAGATTGTACCCGACACTGGAATAGACAGACTT AGTCTCCCGACAGAATTTACGCGAAGATATGGGCACAATCTGCCAGATTGCATTTCTCTCAAGGTTCCTAGTGGTTTAGTATGGAAAGTAGGATTGGTTCACTACAATCATGAAATTTGGCTTCACCGAGGGTGGCAGCGATTTCAGGAGTATTATTCTTTACGGCGTGGGAATTTCTTATTCTTCAAATATGTTGAGAATTTTCTTTTTGAGGTTAACATATTCGATACCAGTGGTACAGAAATAGAGTATTTTCAATATGATTTCCTTAACAGTGTCGCTGGTCTGAACCATGTGGATAAAACAGAGAGAGTTGAATCAGAATCCGATGATTCTGTCTTATTCTTGGAAGAAATTCTGACAAGGAGGAATGCAGGAATCAAAGATCAAGATGTCGCTGATGACACCAACAATTCTCCTTCGAGATGGAGAAAGAAAAGAAGGATGCAAGAATCTGATGATTTGCATGCTGAACAAAAGTTGAGGAAATCATCTAGGGGAGAACAAAATACTTCATGTCCAATAAAAAGGGAGTCAAGATTCGTGGCTTCATCTCCAAACTATCGGTCTGTTATTG ATGAAGGTATTGAAGGTACAGAATTAAAATACTCACACAGAAAGCAAGTACAACACCAGGCAAGGGATGCAAAAACCAGATTCAAAGCCTATATAAGGGCATCAGCTTTCATGTCCGAGAAGGCAAACCGAAAGTACCCATTCGTCATAGTGGAGATGCATCCATCTTATGCCAGTATTCAGTGCCCCTCTTTGGTAATTCATCAAAGGATAGTTTTGA AATATCCAGTAGCCTTTAACAAAGAATTAATGTTGCCTGATAGGAAAAATAGCTCGATCCTCGTTTGTGAAGGGAAGACATGGCCGGTGAATTGCATTCGCGGAAAAGAAAAAGCCACCCTCACTACCGGGTGGAGAAATTTCGTTCAGGACAATGATATTAAAGTAGGCGATGCTTGTGTGTTAGAAGTAGTTGAGAGGATCAACCTCACAATTAATGTCATCATTTTTCGTGGTTGA
- the LOC140828255 gene encoding B3 domain-containing transcription factor VRN1-like isoform X1, protein MAEDYSTEKGDGSGSNGCGIYGAKVPKFFKIVLNPGEHSLRLPPEFTRKYGHNLPDCLSLKVPNGLVWKVELIHCSYQAWLHRGWRQFEEYYSIQLGHFLLFKYVGKEHFEVHIFDTTATEIEYSYYDSLERNAGKNQLVAITEGVESDSDDSVVFLEEILAEKSVGRENQDVDDIDEHSGGTELKQVQQRARDDNNRFEAYTRASIFMSKKLIKNLFSIVVMHPSYVSNRRSALHIPPAFSNAILPDKATCSILLVSEGKTWPVRCISGERRASLTSGWKVFAADNDLKVGDACVFEVSNRTNLTWDVIIFRA, encoded by the exons ATGGCTGAAGATTATAGCACCGAAAAAGGAGACGGGTCTGGTTCAAATGGGTGCGGCATCTACGGGGCAAAGGTGCCAAAATTTTTCAAGATCGTATTAAACCCAGGAGAACACAGCCTT AGACTTCCTCCAGAATTTACGCGAAAATACGGGCACAATCTGCCAGACTGTCTCTCTCTCAAGGTTCCGAATGGTTTAGTATGGAAAGTAGAACTGATTCACTGCAGTTATCAAGCTTGGCTGCACCGAGGTTGGCGACAGTTCGAAGAGTATTATTCAATCCAGTTGGGGCACTTTTTGTTATTCAAATATGTTGGGAAAGAACATTTTGAGGTTCACATATTCGACACCACCGCTACAGAGATAGAGTATTCCTATTATGATTCCCTTGAGAGAAACGCTGGTAAGAACCAATTAGTGGCTATAACTGAGGGAGTTGAATCAGACTCCGATGATTCTGTCGTGTTCTTGGAAGAAATTTTGGCAGAAAAGAGTGTGGGAAGAGAAAATCAAGATGTCGATGATATTG ATGAACACAGTGGAGGCACAGAATTGAAGCAAGTGCAACAGCGGGCAAGGGATGATAACAACAGATTCGAAGCCTATACGAGGGCATCCATTTTCATGTCTAAGAAGCTAATTAAAAACCTGTTCTCCATTGTTGTGATGCATCCATCTTATGTCAGCAATCGACGTTCAGCTTTG CATATACCACCAGCCTTTTCCAATGCGATCTTGCCTGATAAGGCAACTTGCTCGATCCTCCTTGTTTCTGAAGGGAAGACATGGCCCGTAAGGTGCATTAGTGGAGAAAGGCGAGCTTCACTCACTAGTGGATGGAAAGTATTTGCCGCAGACAATGATCTTAAAGTAGGCGACGCATGTGTGTTTGAAGTATCTAACAGGACCAACCTCACATGGGATGTTATTATTTTTCGTGCTTGA
- the LOC140828255 gene encoding B3 domain-containing protein At3g18960-like isoform X2 gives MAEDYSTEKGDGSGSNGCGIYGAKVPKFFKIVLNPGEHSLRLPPEFTRKYGHNLPDCLSLKVPNGLVWKVELIHCSYQAWLHRGWRQFEEYYSIQLGHFLLFKYVGKEHFEVHIFDTTATEIEYSYYDSLERNAEILAEKSVGRENQDVDDIDEHSGGTELKQVQQRARDDNNRFEAYTRASIFMSKKLIKNLFSIVVMHPSYVSNRRSALHIPPAFSNAILPDKATCSILLVSEGKTWPVRCISGERRASLTSGWKVFAADNDLKVGDACVFEVSNRTNLTWDVIIFRA, from the exons ATGGCTGAAGATTATAGCACCGAAAAAGGAGACGGGTCTGGTTCAAATGGGTGCGGCATCTACGGGGCAAAGGTGCCAAAATTTTTCAAGATCGTATTAAACCCAGGAGAACACAGCCTT AGACTTCCTCCAGAATTTACGCGAAAATACGGGCACAATCTGCCAGACTGTCTCTCTCTCAAGGTTCCGAATGGTTTAGTATGGAAAGTAGAACTGATTCACTGCAGTTATCAAGCTTGGCTGCACCGAGGTTGGCGACAGTTCGAAGAGTATTATTCAATCCAGTTGGGGCACTTTTTGTTATTCAAATATGTTGGGAAAGAACATTTTGAGGTTCACATATTCGACACCACCGCTACAGAGATAGAGTATTCCTATTATGATTCCCTTGAGAGAAACGCTG AAATTTTGGCAGAAAAGAGTGTGGGAAGAGAAAATCAAGATGTCGATGATATTG ATGAACACAGTGGAGGCACAGAATTGAAGCAAGTGCAACAGCGGGCAAGGGATGATAACAACAGATTCGAAGCCTATACGAGGGCATCCATTTTCATGTCTAAGAAGCTAATTAAAAACCTGTTCTCCATTGTTGTGATGCATCCATCTTATGTCAGCAATCGACGTTCAGCTTTG CATATACCACCAGCCTTTTCCAATGCGATCTTGCCTGATAAGGCAACTTGCTCGATCCTCCTTGTTTCTGAAGGGAAGACATGGCCCGTAAGGTGCATTAGTGGAGAAAGGCGAGCTTCACTCACTAGTGGATGGAAAGTATTTGCCGCAGACAATGATCTTAAAGTAGGCGACGCATGTGTGTTTGAAGTATCTAACAGGACCAACCTCACATGGGATGTTATTATTTTTCGTGCTTGA